The Elusimicrobiota bacterium sequence TCCTGCTGTTGGGGGCGGCGATGTTCGCGGTTTACAGCCTTGTGTCCACGGGGGCCGGGGGCGCGCCGGGAAAGATCGTCATCACCCAAGGCCAACTGGCTTCCCTATGGGAAAACTTCACCCGCACCCGTCAACGGCCGCCGACGGCCGAGGAGTGGGAGGGGTTGGTCCGACAGCGGGTGCGGGAAGAGGTTTTTTACCGCGAAGCGCTGGCGCTCGGCTTGGACAAAGACGACAGCATCATCCGCCGCCGCTTGCAACAAAAGATGGAGTTCCTCTCCGACGATGTCGCCATCCGGGCTCAACCCACTGAAGACGAGCTGAAGGCGTATCTGGAGGCACATCCTGATTTCTATCGCCGGGACCCACAGGTCACTTTCCAACAGGTGTTTCTTAACCCTGAAAAACACGCTCAACGCCTCGCGCCAGATGCCGCGCGACTGCTGGCCCAGTTAAATAAAATGAGAACCAAAACCGACGTCTCAAAATTGGGCGATCCGATCATGTTGGATAACGTATATAAAGCGCTCCCGTCCCGTGAGATCGCCCGATTGTTCGGCGATAAATTCGCCAAATCG is a genomic window containing:
- a CDS encoding peptidyl-prolyl cis-trans isomerase; this encodes MTALKKLAREPLLHFLLLGAAMFAVYSLVSTGAGGAPGKIVITQGQLASLWENFTRTRQRPPTAEEWEGLVRQRVREEVFYREALALGLDKDDSIIRRRLQQKMEFLSDDVAIRAQPTEDELKAYLEAHPDFYRRDPQVTFQQVFLNPEKHAQRLAPDAARLLAQLNKMRTKTDVSKLGDPIMLDNVYKALPSREIARLFGDKFAKSLEGIPVGQWQGPVESAFGAHLVFVRERAGGGVSSLAEVQDAVRRDWDNDHRLQANEKFYQNLLTRYTVTIETPGPADAIKIASNK